The Nocardioides humi genome includes a region encoding these proteins:
- the glpX gene encoding class II fructose-bisphosphatase — translation MNPALAVEPPAPDRNLALELVRVTEAAAMAAGRWVGRGDKNGADGVAVQAMRVMISSVSMNGTVVIGEGEKDNAPMLYNGEEVGDGTGPECDVAVDPIDGTTLTAKGMANAVAVLAVAPRGTMYDPSAVFYMEKLVTGPEAAEVVDIRYPVAENIHQVAKAKGSNPSDVTVVLLDRPRHATLVEEIRATGARIKFITDGDVAGAIMAARPDTGIDLLMGIGGTPEGIIAACAMKALGGTIQGRLWPTDDEERQRALDAGHNLDADHVLTTDTLVTGDDCFFVATGITDGELVRGVRYRGGGAVTQSLVMRSRSGTIRTITSEHQLSKLRGFSSIDFD, via the coding sequence ATGAACCCCGCCCTCGCCGTGGAGCCGCCCGCCCCCGACCGCAACCTCGCCCTCGAGCTGGTGCGCGTCACCGAGGCGGCGGCGATGGCGGCCGGCCGCTGGGTCGGCCGGGGCGACAAGAACGGCGCCGACGGCGTGGCCGTGCAGGCGATGCGGGTGATGATCTCGTCGGTCAGCATGAACGGCACCGTCGTGATCGGCGAGGGCGAGAAGGACAACGCCCCCATGCTCTACAACGGCGAGGAGGTCGGCGACGGCACCGGCCCCGAGTGCGACGTCGCGGTCGACCCGATCGACGGCACCACGCTGACCGCGAAGGGCATGGCCAACGCGGTCGCCGTCCTCGCCGTCGCCCCGCGCGGCACGATGTACGACCCGTCCGCGGTCTTCTACATGGAGAAGCTCGTGACCGGGCCGGAGGCGGCGGAGGTCGTCGACATCCGCTATCCCGTCGCCGAGAACATCCACCAGGTCGCCAAGGCCAAGGGCTCGAACCCCTCCGACGTCACCGTCGTCCTGCTCGACCGGCCGCGGCACGCCACGCTGGTCGAGGAGATCCGCGCCACCGGCGCCCGGATCAAGTTCATCACCGACGGCGACGTCGCCGGCGCGATCATGGCCGCCCGCCCCGACACCGGCATCGACCTGCTCATGGGCATCGGCGGCACCCCCGAGGGCATCATCGCCGCCTGCGCGATGAAGGCGCTCGGCGGCACCATCCAGGGCCGGCTGTGGCCCACCGACGACGAGGAGCGCCAGCGCGCCCTCGACGCCGGCCACAACCTCGACGCCGACCACGTCCTCACCACCGACACCCTGGTCACCGGCGACGACTGCTTCTTCGTCGCCACCGGGATCACCGACGGCGAGCTGGTCCGCGGCGTCCGCTACCGCGGCGGCGGCGCCGTCACCCAGTCCCTCGTCATGCGCTCGCGCAGCGGCACGATCCGCACCATCACCTCCGAGCAC
- a CDS encoding sulfate/molybdate ABC transporter ATP-binding protein, whose translation MSALVEIAVAERGVDVAFEVADGETVALLGPNGAGKSTTLAVLGGLLRPDSGRVVLDDEVLTSTGQTGPDRWVAPHARRTALLAQDPLLFPHLSALENVAFGPRSTGNGRRDARATAARWLAEVDATELADRRPAQLSGGQAQRVAVARALAAEPRLLLLDEPMAALDVAVAPALRTLFRRVLAEQTTVIVTHHVLDALLLADRVVVLDGGRVVEQGATADVLSRPRSAFAARFAGLNLVAGTATPDGVRRPDGVVLHGTPGDPPPVDGAAAVAVFRPSAVAVHRGPPGGSPRNALPVLVTELEPLGDLVRVRAGDLAADVTVASVAELALAPGAEVTFVVKATEVDVYAR comes from the coding sequence GTGAGCGCGCTGGTCGAGATCGCCGTGGCGGAGCGCGGCGTCGACGTCGCCTTCGAGGTCGCCGACGGGGAGACCGTCGCCCTGCTCGGCCCCAACGGCGCCGGGAAGTCCACCACCCTCGCCGTGCTGGGCGGGCTGCTCCGCCCGGACAGCGGCCGGGTGGTCCTCGACGACGAGGTGCTCACCAGCACCGGGCAGACCGGCCCCGACCGCTGGGTCGCGCCGCACGCGCGGCGTACCGCGCTCCTGGCCCAGGACCCGCTGCTCTTCCCCCACCTCTCGGCCCTGGAGAACGTCGCCTTCGGCCCCCGCAGCACCGGCAACGGCCGGCGCGACGCCCGGGCCACGGCCGCGCGCTGGCTGGCCGAGGTCGACGCCACCGAGCTCGCCGACCGCCGGCCCGCCCAGCTCTCCGGCGGACAGGCGCAGCGGGTGGCGGTCGCCCGGGCGCTGGCGGCCGAGCCGCGGCTGCTCCTCCTCGACGAGCCGATGGCCGCGCTCGACGTCGCCGTGGCGCCGGCGCTGCGCACCCTGTTCCGCCGGGTGCTCGCCGAGCAGACCACCGTGATCGTCACCCACCACGTCCTCGACGCGCTGCTGCTCGCCGACCGGGTCGTGGTCCTCGACGGCGGGCGGGTGGTCGAGCAGGGCGCCACCGCCGACGTGCTGTCCCGGCCGCGCAGCGCCTTCGCCGCCCGGTTCGCGGGGCTCAACCTCGTCGCGGGCACCGCCACCCCCGACGGGGTACGACGACCGGACGGCGTCGTCCTGCACGGCACCCCCGGCGATCCCCCGCCGGTCGACGGCGCCGCCGCCGTGGCGGTGTTCCGGCCCTCCGCGGTCGCGGTCCACCGCGGCCCGCCCGGCGGCAGCCCGCGCAACGCCCTGCCCGTCCTCGTCACCGAGCTCGAGCCGCTCGGCGACCTCGTCCGGGTCCGGGCCGGCGACCTGGCCGCCGACGTCACGGTCGCCTCCGTCGCCGAGCTGGCGCTGGCCCCCGGCGCCGAGGTGACCTTCGTGGTCAAGGCGACCGAGGTCGACGTCTACGCACGGTAG